One Amorphoplanes digitatis genomic window carries:
- the xdhC gene encoding xanthine dehydrogenase accessory protein XdhC — MSDRTWLGAVTHLRAAREAGVLVTLAAVRGHAPRDAGAKLVVGADRTWGSIGGGNVEAVAIDRARALLGAAGAAPELFTVELSDRAANRHGVQCCGGSVTVLLEPLPVVPAVAVFGVGHVGLELTRILARHDIELHLIDTRPEQLAADRLAVLSDAVAGVHVHQVAVMPEIVLGELAPGTHVLIMTHDHAEDFALCDAVLRGGEFGSIGLIGSAGKWARFRTQLAAQGHDDAAIARITTPIGLAGLGGKEPAAIAVSVAAELLRTFQADAAVTLDAGT; from the coding sequence GTGTCTGACCGGACCTGGCTCGGCGCGGTGACACACCTGCGGGCCGCACGCGAGGCCGGCGTCCTGGTCACCCTCGCCGCCGTGCGCGGACACGCGCCCCGCGACGCCGGCGCCAAGCTCGTCGTCGGCGCGGACCGGACCTGGGGCTCCATCGGCGGCGGCAACGTCGAGGCCGTCGCGATCGACCGGGCCCGCGCGCTGCTGGGCGCGGCCGGCGCGGCGCCCGAGCTGTTCACCGTCGAGCTGTCCGACAGGGCCGCGAACCGGCACGGCGTCCAGTGCTGCGGCGGAAGCGTCACGGTGCTGCTCGAACCGCTGCCCGTGGTGCCCGCGGTGGCGGTCTTCGGCGTCGGCCACGTCGGCCTGGAGCTCACGCGCATCCTCGCCCGGCACGACATCGAGCTGCACCTGATCGACACCCGCCCGGAGCAGCTCGCCGCCGACCGGCTGGCGGTGCTCTCCGACGCGGTGGCCGGCGTGCACGTGCACCAGGTCGCGGTGATGCCGGAGATCGTGCTGGGCGAGCTGGCACCGGGCACCCATGTGCTGATCATGACCCACGACCACGCGGAGGACTTCGCGCTCTGCGATGCCGTCCTGCGCGGCGGCGAGTTCGGCTCCATCGGCCTCATCGGCTCGGCGGGCAAGTGGGCCCGGTTCCGCACCCAGCTCGCCGCGCAGGGCCACGACGACGCGGCGATCGCCCGCATCACCACGCCGATCGGGCTCGCCGGCCTCGGCGGCAAGGAGCCCGCGGCGATCGCCGTCAGCGTGGCGGCCGAGCTGCTGCGCACGTTTCAGGCGGACGCCGCCGTCACCCTGGACGCCGGGACATGA
- a CDS encoding ATP-binding protein, with protein MNPADSAPFAILDPWGHRLSTRASLARTAAFATLYAAAIIVGRMTVMADTRMALVWPAAGVAVVWFCAQRGAPKRWVDVAALITIAWVGNAATGTGLLLGGMLAVANLVMAVVFVSLLCRFRPSLWGAGGTRRLSHPRELASLLAISAVAAAAGAVYGLTGLWLMTGNVTAVTFADWMARQVTGMFVIATAGLWLGHRISTCAARTGSARGCWNAIDRALRAVPALRVAESLAVVLCSAGAYLIGFVYDGGLPLAFPLIVVTVWAGLRLSTTSVVLQNLILGTAAMVFTLQGEGPFATIDSPLVRTVVAQLFVVLITTVGLLLALGRDERVALLAELAAHEEQAARHAALMNAVIDSMADGLSVIDAEGRITLRNPAGVRMLGPADAVGDVQFRLSHLDGTPIDTADLPSTRAARGETVDPVDVRVTDQDGRDTHVYRVTATPLTDEHGRRSAVVLYHDVTAERRHHAQLADFAGVVAHDLQTPLTVVEGWTEVAAESLDAAPGHPAIDRSRDGLTRVTQAATRMRGLINDLLAYTSARDADLAPAPVDLTELVRDIAAGRTDAAVTAGQPVPQVVLDPLEPVHADAGAVRQLLENLIGNAVKYTAPGVTPRLSVTSTREDGTVRITIADNGIGIPAGQHEAIFDNFHRAHPGTGYAGTGIGLAICHRIVARHGGTITAEDNPGGGSRFVFTLPAAELPAAPALVLPTAPAPAGNRRLAVSAS; from the coding sequence GTGAACCCGGCCGACTCGGCCCCGTTCGCGATCTTGGACCCTTGGGGGCACCGGTTGAGCACACGTGCATCGCTAGCCCGTACGGCGGCATTCGCCACCCTGTACGCAGCCGCGATCATCGTGGGCCGGATGACCGTGATGGCCGACACCCGGATGGCGCTGGTGTGGCCCGCGGCGGGTGTGGCCGTGGTGTGGTTCTGTGCCCAGCGTGGCGCCCCGAAGCGGTGGGTCGACGTGGCCGCGCTGATCACGATCGCGTGGGTGGGCAACGCCGCCACCGGCACCGGCCTGCTCCTCGGCGGAATGCTGGCCGTGGCGAACCTGGTGATGGCCGTGGTGTTCGTGAGCCTGCTGTGCCGGTTCCGCCCGTCCCTGTGGGGCGCGGGCGGCACCCGGCGCCTGTCCCACCCGCGGGAGCTGGCCAGCCTGCTGGCCATCTCGGCCGTCGCCGCCGCCGCCGGCGCGGTGTACGGCCTGACCGGCCTGTGGCTGATGACGGGCAACGTGACGGCCGTGACGTTCGCGGACTGGATGGCCCGGCAGGTCACCGGCATGTTCGTGATCGCCACCGCCGGCCTGTGGCTCGGCCACCGGATCTCCACCTGCGCGGCCCGCACCGGCTCGGCGCGCGGCTGCTGGAACGCGATCGACCGGGCGCTGCGCGCGGTGCCGGCCCTGCGGGTCGCCGAGTCCCTGGCCGTGGTGCTGTGCTCGGCCGGCGCCTACCTGATCGGGTTCGTCTACGACGGCGGGCTGCCCCTGGCGTTCCCGCTGATCGTGGTCACGGTGTGGGCGGGGCTGCGGCTGAGCACGACCTCCGTCGTCCTCCAGAACCTGATCCTCGGCACTGCGGCGATGGTGTTCACCCTCCAGGGTGAGGGTCCGTTCGCCACGATCGACAGCCCCCTGGTGCGCACGGTTGTCGCCCAGCTGTTCGTCGTCCTGATCACCACGGTCGGCCTGCTGCTGGCCCTGGGTCGCGACGAGCGCGTGGCCCTGCTCGCCGAGCTGGCCGCGCACGAGGAACAGGCGGCGCGGCACGCCGCGCTGATGAACGCCGTCATCGACTCGATGGCCGACGGGCTGTCGGTCATCGACGCCGAGGGCCGCATCACGCTGCGCAACCCCGCCGGCGTACGCATGCTCGGGCCCGCCGACGCCGTCGGCGACGTGCAGTTCCGGCTCAGCCACCTCGACGGCACCCCGATCGACACCGCCGACCTGCCGTCCACCCGCGCCGCTCGGGGTGAGACGGTCGACCCGGTCGACGTCCGGGTAACCGACCAGGACGGCCGCGACACGCACGTCTACCGGGTCACCGCCACGCCGCTGACCGACGAGCACGGCCGGCGCAGCGCCGTCGTGCTCTACCACGACGTCACCGCCGAACGCCGCCACCACGCCCAGCTCGCCGACTTCGCCGGCGTCGTCGCGCACGACCTGCAGACCCCGCTGACCGTCGTCGAGGGCTGGACCGAGGTCGCCGCCGAGTCCCTCGACGCCGCACCGGGGCACCCCGCCATCGACCGGTCCCGCGACGGCCTCACCCGGGTCACGCAGGCCGCCACCCGCATGCGCGGACTCATCAACGACCTGCTCGCATACACCTCCGCCCGCGACGCCGACCTCGCGCCCGCGCCGGTCGACCTGACCGAGCTGGTCCGCGACATCGCCGCCGGCCGCACCGACGCCGCCGTCACCGCCGGCCAGCCGGTGCCCCAGGTCGTCCTCGACCCGCTCGAGCCGGTGCACGCCGACGCCGGCGCCGTCCGGCAGCTGCTGGAGAACCTGATCGGCAACGCCGTCAAGTACACCGCGCCGGGCGTCACGCCGCGCCTGTCCGTCACCAGCACCCGCGAGGACGGCACGGTGCGGATCACCATCGCCGACAACGGCATCGGCATCCCGGCCGGGCAGCACGAGGCCATCTTCGACAACTTCCACCGCGCACACCCCGGCACCGGGTACGCGGGCACCGGGATCGGCCTGGCCATCTGCCACCGCATCGTGGCACGCCACGGCGGCACCATCACCGCCGAGGACAACCCGGGCGGCGGCTCCCGCTTCGTCTTCACCCTGCCCGCCGCCGAGCTGCCCGCCGCGCCGGCGCTGGTCCTGCCCACCGCGCCGGCACCGGCCGGCAACCGCCGGCTCGCGGTCAGCGCGTCCTGA
- a CDS encoding DUF1203 domain-containing protein: MTPSTTGYRIHALPAPSLDDTRRSGLDASGNPVERLVAAGGEPLRCCLRDAAAGDDLMLFGYEPPLPAGPYREVGAVFAHAAPCAGPATESRYPADWFGRPQVLRAYDERGWIHPATRTHDGGDPEAAIAAVLADHTVAVVHSRNIAYGCFMFAATRGD, from the coding sequence ATGACCCCATCGACCACCGGATACCGGATCCACGCGCTGCCGGCCCCGTCGCTCGACGACACCCGCCGCAGCGGGCTCGACGCCTCCGGCAACCCCGTCGAGCGGCTCGTCGCCGCCGGGGGCGAGCCGCTTCGCTGCTGCCTGCGCGACGCGGCCGCCGGGGACGACCTCATGCTCTTCGGGTACGAGCCGCCCCTCCCCGCCGGCCCGTACCGGGAGGTCGGCGCGGTGTTCGCACACGCCGCACCCTGCGCCGGGCCGGCGACGGAGTCCCGGTACCCGGCCGACTGGTTCGGGCGCCCTCAGGTGCTGCGCGCCTACGACGAGCGTGGCTGGATACACCCGGCGACCCGGACGCACGACGGCGGCGACCCGGAGGCGGCCATCGCCGCGGTCCTCGCCGACCACACGGTGGCCGTGGTGCACAGCCGCAACATCGCCTACGGATGCTTCATGTTCGCGGCGACCCGCGGCGACTGA
- a CDS encoding radical SAM-modified peptide, FtsH ternary system-associated, whose amino-acid sequence MTRYEGVPELPDLIDAAEYDEHPDGGLIRLRISVTATGVEILGDGMRPEALEALLEALGPGEIQQMWCG is encoded by the coding sequence ATGACCAGGTACGAGGGCGTGCCGGAGCTGCCGGACCTCATCGACGCCGCCGAGTACGACGAGCACCCCGACGGCGGCCTGATCCGGCTGCGCATCTCGGTGACCGCGACCGGCGTCGAGATACTCGGCGACGGCATGCGCCCGGAGGCCCTCGAAGCGCTGCTCGAGGCGCTGGGGCCCGGCGAGATCCAGCAGATGTGGTGCGGCTGA
- a CDS encoding guanine deaminase, translating to MTLFRAQTIDTPDDPFSGGVLRADADAGLLVEDGVIVERGAFADLRSRHPDADLVELPDGVLLPGLVDSHVHFPQVRVIGALGMPLLEWLERCALPEEARLAEAGYARAVAGEFVDGLVGAGTTTALVFGSHFAPAVDALFTVAAARGLRITSGLVVSDRMLRADLHTSARRGYDEGRALAERWHGTGRSRYAVTPRFALSCSDDLLASCAQLHGELADGWFTSHLNENLDEIATVGRLFGGGSYLDCYDRHDLVGRRSVLAHDVHPTDVELKRLAEAGASVAHCPTSNSALGSGLFPLNRHLAYGVHVALGTDVGAGTGFSLFKEGLQAYLLQRLRGADGVALTAAHLLHLATAAGARALGLRDQVGDLSVGRRFDAIWVRPRPGTPLDIGMRHAGGPEEALARVFALGTPHDVAQVWIDGVPVGSSG from the coding sequence ATGACGCTCTTCCGGGCACAGACCATCGACACACCCGACGACCCGTTCTCCGGCGGCGTGCTGCGCGCCGACGCCGACGCCGGGCTGCTGGTGGAGGACGGCGTCATCGTCGAGCGGGGCGCCTTCGCCGACCTGCGGTCGCGGCACCCCGATGCCGACCTGGTCGAGCTGCCCGACGGCGTCCTGCTGCCCGGACTCGTCGACAGCCACGTGCACTTTCCGCAGGTACGGGTGATCGGCGCGCTCGGCATGCCGCTGCTGGAGTGGCTGGAGCGCTGCGCGCTGCCCGAGGAGGCGCGGCTCGCCGAGGCGGGCTACGCCCGCGCCGTCGCCGGCGAGTTCGTCGACGGCCTCGTCGGCGCGGGCACCACCACGGCGCTGGTCTTCGGCTCGCACTTCGCGCCGGCCGTCGACGCGCTGTTCACCGTGGCCGCCGCGCGGGGGCTGCGGATCACCAGCGGCCTGGTGGTCAGCGACCGGATGCTCCGCGCGGACCTGCACACGTCCGCGCGGCGCGGCTACGACGAGGGGCGCGCGCTCGCGGAGCGCTGGCACGGCACCGGGCGCAGCCGGTACGCGGTGACCCCGCGCTTCGCGCTGTCGTGCAGCGACGACCTGCTCGCCTCGTGCGCGCAGCTGCACGGTGAGCTGGCCGACGGCTGGTTCACCTCGCACCTCAACGAGAACCTCGACGAGATCGCCACGGTCGGGCGGCTGTTCGGCGGCGGCAGCTACCTCGACTGCTACGACCGGCACGACCTGGTCGGCCGGCGCAGCGTCCTGGCGCACGACGTACACCCGACCGACGTGGAGCTGAAGCGGTTGGCCGAGGCCGGCGCGAGCGTGGCGCACTGCCCGACCAGCAACTCGGCGCTGGGCAGCGGCCTGTTCCCGCTCAACCGCCACCTGGCGTACGGGGTGCACGTCGCGCTCGGCACCGACGTCGGCGCCGGCACCGGGTTCTCGCTGTTCAAGGAGGGCCTCCAGGCCTACCTGCTGCAACGGCTGCGCGGCGCGGACGGCGTGGCGCTGACCGCCGCGCACCTGCTGCACCTGGCCACCGCGGCCGGCGCGCGGGCGCTCGGGCTCCGCGATCAGGTGGGCGACCTGAGCGTCGGCCGGCGGTTCGACGCGATCTGGGTACGGCCGCGGCCGGGCACGCCGCTCGACATCGGCATGCGGCACGCGGGCGGGCCGGAGGAGGCTCTCGCGCGGGTGTTCGCGCTCGGCACGCCGCACGACGTCGCCCAGGTCTGGATCGACGGCGTGCCGGTGGGGTCGTCAGGCTAG
- a CDS encoding M16 family metallopeptidase, with protein MIRRTEVDGVPTLIAPTSGPLHAGLMFRVGRADETLPRAGITHLLEHLVLHPLGLADYHYNGATAPVMTYFHMQGPEKDVAGFLSGVCDSLSDLPMDRLETEKTILRTEHSSRTPQVTEPMSLWRYGARGHGLVSYPEWGLDMITPDDLRAWAARYFTRDNAVLWIAGRDVPAGLTLRLPAGERRAVPAVSSALPVTPAYFSGDARAVALEAVVRRRTAAGVFSGVLERELFRGLRQEGGLSYTAGTDYSPRGDGYAVVTALADALPEKQDAVLGGFVDILAKLRVGRIEQADVDSVVAKRADALDNAEVWASRLPSSAFAELTGEPQPSNEELIGELRNVTVGDVHEVAVEALGSALLMVPPHRSADWAGFTAAPTSSESAVEGRAYRSLEGDGARLVIGDQGVSLVGERETVTVRFDGCAAVLGWADGRRTMIGDDAITLTVEPTLFAAGSAVPPVIDAAVPAHLRVTMPAREPSAIPRPDPKRNRPPRPSFGSRYKLWKDSGVPALGVLLFVVAGISLLMIVGIAVDGDGNPRHWVLAAAGTVGSGIIARALINRVKEVRRALR; from the coding sequence ATGATCCGCCGCACCGAGGTCGACGGCGTGCCCACGCTGATCGCGCCCACCTCCGGGCCGTTGCACGCCGGGCTGATGTTCCGGGTCGGCCGCGCCGACGAGACCCTGCCCCGCGCGGGCATCACCCACCTGCTCGAACACCTCGTGCTGCACCCGCTGGGCCTGGCGGACTACCACTACAACGGCGCGACCGCCCCGGTCATGACCTACTTCCACATGCAGGGCCCGGAGAAGGACGTCGCCGGCTTCCTGTCGGGCGTCTGCGACAGCCTCAGCGACCTGCCGATGGACCGGCTGGAGACCGAGAAGACGATCCTGCGTACGGAGCACAGCAGCCGGACGCCGCAGGTCACCGAGCCGATGTCGCTGTGGCGCTACGGTGCACGCGGCCACGGCCTGGTCAGCTACCCGGAGTGGGGGCTGGACATGATCACCCCGGACGACCTGCGCGCGTGGGCCGCCCGGTACTTCACCCGGGACAACGCGGTGCTCTGGATCGCCGGGCGCGACGTGCCCGCGGGCCTGACCCTGCGCCTGCCCGCCGGCGAGCGCCGCGCGGTGCCGGCCGTCTCGTCGGCGCTGCCGGTCACGCCCGCGTACTTCTCCGGCGACGCGCGGGCCGTCGCACTGGAGGCGGTGGTCCGGCGGCGCACCGCCGCGGGCGTGTTCTCCGGGGTCCTGGAGCGCGAACTGTTCCGCGGGCTGCGCCAGGAGGGCGGCCTGTCCTACACGGCCGGCACCGACTACAGCCCGCGCGGCGACGGGTACGCCGTGGTCACCGCGCTCGCCGACGCGCTGCCGGAGAAGCAGGACGCGGTGCTCGGCGGCTTCGTCGACATCCTGGCCAAGCTGCGGGTCGGCCGGATCGAGCAGGCCGACGTCGACTCGGTCGTGGCCAAGCGGGCCGACGCCCTGGACAACGCCGAGGTGTGGGCCTCCCGGCTGCCCTCGTCCGCGTTCGCGGAGCTCACCGGCGAGCCGCAGCCGTCGAACGAGGAGCTGATCGGCGAGCTGCGCAACGTGACCGTCGGCGACGTTCACGAGGTCGCGGTCGAGGCGCTGGGCTCGGCGCTGCTGATGGTCCCGCCGCACCGGAGCGCCGACTGGGCCGGGTTCACGGCGGCACCGACGTCCTCCGAGTCCGCGGTGGAGGGCAGGGCGTACCGGTCGCTGGAGGGCGACGGCGCGCGGCTGGTCATCGGCGACCAGGGTGTGAGCCTGGTCGGCGAGCGGGAGACGGTCACCGTCCGGTTCGACGGGTGCGCGGCCGTGCTGGGCTGGGCGGACGGGCGCCGCACGATGATCGGCGACGACGCGATCACGCTGACCGTCGAGCCGACCCTGTTCGCCGCCGGCTCGGCGGTGCCGCCCGTCATCGACGCGGCCGTTCCGGCGCACCTGCGGGTCACGATGCCCGCCCGTGAGCCGTCCGCGATCCCGCGGCCGGACCCGAAGCGGAACCGCCCGCCCCGGCCCTCGTTCGGCAGCCGCTACAAGCTGTGGAAGGACTCGGGCGTTCCCGCGCTCGGGGTGCTGCTGTTCGTCGTCGCCGGAATCAGCCTGCTGATGATCGTCGGCATCGCGGTCGACGGGGACGGCAATCCCCGCCACTGGGTGCTGGCAGCGGCGGGGACGGTCGGCTCGGGCATCATCGCCCGGGCCCTGATCAACCGCGTCAAGGAGGTACGGCGCGCCCTGCGGTGA
- the xdhB gene encoding xanthine dehydrogenase molybdopterin binding subunit, producing MSELSQRPENGAVGVAVPHESAALHVTGAALYTDDLIYRTKDVLHAHPVQVPRAHARVTALRVEPALRVPGVVRVLTAADVPGVNDAGVKHDEPLFPDEVMFFGHAVCWVLAETFEAARLGAAAVEVDVEPLPSHVTVREAIAAGSFQGATPQILRGDVEAGLAGAARVFSGDFEFAGQEHFYLETHCALALVDEAGQIFVQCSTQHPSETQEIVAHVLGRHSHEVTVQCLRMGGGFGGKEMQPHGFAAVAALGATLTGRPVRVRLTRTQDLTMSGKRHGFHVDWRVGFDEDGHLSALDATLTADGGWSLDLSEPVLARALCHTDNAYWLPHVRLTGRIARTNKTSNTAFRGFGGPQGMLVIEDILGRCAPLLGIDPMELRRRNLYRAGQTTPYGQPVRHPERLHRLWAQVLDDGAVLARQEEIAAHNARHPHAKRGLAVTPVKFGISFNFTAFNQAGALVHVYKDGSVLINHGGTEMGQGLHTKMLQVAATSLGLPLERIRLAPTRTDKVPNTSATAASSGADLNGGAVRHACEQIRGRLARVAGVTLGVNPADVRFADGVARGLGAADGIAWNELVRAAYFQRVQLFAAGYYRTEGLHWDSSVMRGSPFKYFAYGVAAAEVEVDGFTGAYRTRRVDIVHDVGDSLSPLIDIGQIEGGFVQGAGWLTLEDPRWDDGEGPTRGRLSTQAASTYKLPSFSEMPEVFNVTLLAEAEEDGVVYGSKAVGEPPLMLAFSVREALRQAAAAFGPAGVAVNLASPATPEAVFWAVEQARAAARDGHLVEADIAPPQPGAGAHALHPDSEQAGQAVSRV from the coding sequence ATGAGCGAGCTCTCGCAGCGGCCGGAGAACGGCGCCGTCGGGGTCGCGGTACCGCACGAGAGCGCGGCGCTGCACGTCACCGGCGCGGCGTTGTACACCGACGACCTGATCTACCGGACCAAGGACGTGCTGCACGCGCACCCCGTGCAGGTGCCGCGGGCACACGCCCGGGTCACCGCGCTGCGGGTCGAACCGGCGCTGCGCGTGCCCGGCGTGGTCCGCGTGCTCACCGCCGCCGACGTGCCCGGTGTCAACGACGCCGGCGTCAAGCACGACGAGCCGCTCTTCCCGGACGAGGTGATGTTCTTCGGCCACGCCGTCTGCTGGGTGCTCGCCGAGACGTTCGAGGCGGCGCGGCTGGGCGCGGCCGCCGTCGAGGTCGACGTGGAGCCGCTGCCGTCGCACGTGACCGTCCGGGAGGCGATCGCCGCGGGCAGCTTCCAGGGCGCCACGCCGCAGATCCTGCGCGGCGACGTCGAGGCCGGCCTGGCCGGCGCCGCGCGGGTCTTCAGCGGCGACTTCGAGTTCGCCGGCCAGGAGCACTTCTACCTGGAGACGCACTGCGCGCTGGCGCTCGTCGACGAGGCCGGGCAGATCTTCGTGCAGTGCAGCACGCAGCACCCGTCCGAGACGCAGGAGATCGTCGCGCACGTGCTGGGCCGGCACAGCCACGAGGTCACCGTGCAGTGCCTGCGCATGGGCGGCGGCTTCGGCGGCAAGGAGATGCAGCCGCACGGCTTCGCCGCCGTCGCGGCGCTGGGCGCGACGCTCACCGGCCGCCCGGTGCGGGTGCGCCTGACCCGTACCCAGGACCTGACGATGTCGGGCAAGCGCCACGGGTTCCATGTGGACTGGCGGGTGGGCTTCGACGAGGACGGCCACCTGAGCGCGCTCGACGCGACGCTGACCGCGGACGGCGGCTGGAGCCTCGACCTCTCCGAGCCGGTGCTGGCGCGGGCGCTGTGCCACACCGACAACGCCTACTGGCTTCCGCACGTGCGGCTCACCGGCCGCATCGCGCGCACCAACAAGACCTCCAACACGGCGTTCCGCGGCTTCGGCGGGCCACAGGGGATGCTCGTCATCGAGGACATCCTGGGCCGCTGCGCACCGCTGCTCGGCATCGACCCGATGGAGCTGCGCCGGCGCAACCTCTACCGGGCCGGGCAGACCACGCCGTACGGCCAGCCGGTGCGGCACCCGGAGCGGCTGCACCGGCTCTGGGCGCAGGTCCTCGACGACGGCGCGGTCCTCGCCCGGCAGGAGGAGATCGCCGCGCACAACGCGCGCCATCCGCACGCCAAGCGCGGCCTGGCCGTCACGCCGGTGAAGTTCGGCATCTCGTTCAACTTCACCGCGTTCAACCAGGCGGGCGCGCTCGTGCACGTCTACAAGGACGGCTCGGTGCTGATCAACCACGGCGGCACCGAGATGGGCCAGGGCCTGCACACCAAGATGTTGCAGGTCGCCGCGACCTCGCTGGGTCTGCCCCTCGAGCGGATCCGGCTGGCGCCGACGCGCACCGACAAGGTGCCAAACACCTCGGCCACCGCGGCGAGCTCGGGCGCGGACCTCAACGGCGGGGCGGTCCGGCACGCCTGCGAGCAGATCCGCGGGCGGCTAGCACGAGTGGCGGGCGTGACGCTCGGTGTCAACCCCGCCGACGTCCGCTTCGCCGACGGCGTCGCCCGTGGCCTCGGCGCCGCCGACGGCATCGCCTGGAACGAGCTCGTCCGCGCCGCGTACTTCCAGCGGGTGCAGCTCTTCGCGGCGGGCTACTACCGCACCGAGGGACTGCACTGGGACTCCTCGGTGATGCGGGGATCGCCGTTCAAGTACTTCGCGTACGGGGTGGCGGCCGCCGAGGTCGAGGTGGACGGCTTCACCGGCGCGTACCGGACCCGGCGGGTGGACATCGTGCACGACGTGGGCGACAGCCTGTCGCCGCTGATCGACATCGGACAGATCGAGGGAGGCTTCGTCCAGGGCGCCGGCTGGCTGACGCTGGAGGACCCGCGCTGGGACGACGGCGAAGGGCCCACGCGCGGGCGGCTGAGCACCCAGGCGGCCAGCACGTACAAGCTGCCCAGCTTCTCGGAGATGCCCGAGGTCTTCAACGTGACCCTGCTCGCCGAGGCCGAGGAGGACGGGGTCGTCTACGGCTCCAAGGCGGTGGGCGAGCCGCCGCTCATGCTGGCCTTCTCGGTCAGGGAGGCGCTGCGGCAGGCGGCGGCCGCGTTCGGCCCGGCCGGCGTGGCCGTCAACCTCGCCTCGCCGGCCACGCCGGAGGCCGTCTTCTGGGCGGTCGAGCAGGCGCGCGCCGCCGCCCGCGACGGACACCTGGTGGAGGCGGACATCGCTCCGCCGCAGCCCGGCGCGGGCGCGCACGCCCTGCATCCCGACTCGGAGCAGGCGGGGCAGGCGGTGAGTCGTGTCTGA
- a CDS encoding xanthine dehydrogenase small subunit, with product MSAAGITVNGREIAFGDIAPHTTALEWLRTQGFTGCKEGCGEGECGACSVLVARPGLDCPTEWVAVNACLLPALGLDGQEVVTAEGLGGPDSLHPVQYEMAVRGGSQCGYCTPGFVCSMAAEFYRDGRQAGPDGAPADHEHGPNGFDLHALSGNLCRCTGYRPIRDAAYALGAPERDDPLAERRQAPPTPARPTSVRGDDGEFLRPAALADALRLLRDRPTATVVAGSTDWGVEVNLRGARAECVIAIDRVPELRELTVGADHIEIGAGLTLTEIERRLAGRIPLLDQVFPQFASRLIRNGATIGGNLGTGSPIGDAAPALLALDAELVLADADGERLVPLADYFTGYRTSVRRADELIRAVRIPLPQAGLVAFHKIAKRRFDDISSVAVGFALDIADGTVVRARVGLGGVAATPIRARGTEAELEGRAWSEQTAAAAARVLRGEGSPLDDHRASAAYRAAMLEQSLLKLYAEAGS from the coding sequence ATGAGCGCTGCCGGAATCACGGTTAACGGGCGTGAAATCGCGTTCGGGGACATCGCGCCACACACCACCGCGTTGGAGTGGCTGCGGACGCAGGGCTTCACCGGCTGCAAGGAAGGCTGCGGCGAGGGCGAGTGCGGCGCCTGTTCCGTGCTTGTCGCGCGGCCCGGCCTCGATTGCCCCACGGAGTGGGTGGCGGTCAACGCCTGCCTGCTTCCCGCGCTCGGGCTGGACGGCCAGGAGGTCGTCACGGCCGAGGGGCTGGGCGGCCCGGACAGCCTGCACCCGGTTCAGTACGAGATGGCGGTCCGGGGCGGCTCCCAGTGCGGTTACTGCACGCCGGGCTTCGTGTGCAGCATGGCCGCCGAGTTCTACCGCGACGGCCGGCAGGCCGGTCCGGACGGCGCACCGGCGGACCACGAGCACGGCCCGAACGGGTTCGACCTGCACGCGCTCAGCGGCAACCTGTGCCGCTGCACCGGGTACCGGCCGATCCGCGACGCGGCATACGCCCTCGGCGCGCCGGAGCGGGACGATCCGCTCGCCGAACGCCGGCAGGCGCCGCCGACGCCGGCCCGGCCGACCAGCGTGCGCGGCGACGACGGCGAGTTCCTCCGCCCGGCGGCGCTGGCCGACGCGCTGCGGCTGCTGCGGGACCGGCCCACCGCGACCGTCGTCGCCGGCTCGACCGACTGGGGCGTCGAGGTCAATCTGCGCGGCGCCCGCGCGGAGTGCGTCATCGCCATCGACCGGGTGCCCGAGCTGCGGGAACTGACGGTCGGCGCCGATCACATCGAGATCGGCGCGGGGCTGACCCTGACCGAGATCGAGCGCCGGCTCGCGGGCCGGATACCGCTGCTCGACCAGGTCTTCCCCCAGTTCGCGTCCCGGCTTATCCGTAACGGCGCCACCATCGGCGGCAACCTCGGCACCGGATCCCCGATCGGCGACGCCGCGCCGGCGCTGCTGGCGCTGGACGCCGAGCTGGTGCTGGCCGACGCCGACGGCGAGCGGCTGGTGCCGCTGGCTGACTACTTCACCGGGTACCGGACCAGCGTGCGGCGGGCGGACGAGCTGATCCGGGCGGTCCGGATCCCGCTGCCGCAGGCCGGGCTCGTGGCGTTCCACAAGATCGCCAAGCGGCGCTTCGACGACATCTCCAGCGTCGCCGTCGGCTTCGCCCTCGACATCGCGGACGGGACGGTCGTGCGGGCGCGCGTCGGCCTCGGCGGCGTCGCCGCCACGCCGATCCGGGCCCGGGGGACCGAGGCGGAGCTGGAGGGGCGGGCCTGGTCCGAACAGACCGCCGCGGCGGCCGCGCGGGTGCTGCGCGGCGAGGGCTCGCCGCTGGACGACCACCGGGCCAGCGCCGCCTACCGGGCGGCGATGCTCGAACAGAGCCTGCTGAAGCTGTACGCGGAGGCGGGATCATGA